GAAAAGGACGCCGAAGACAGGGGTTTTACAAGGAAATGTCTGAACTTAAATTGATATTAACTTATTCATCAATTAACAATGATGTATATATCAATAATAAGTACGGGCTTTGGGTAATGAATGTAATTGAGTAATGTTCTTCGTGACGTCCCTTTTTGCAGTATTTACTTGAAATTGTTCTTACGACTTTTGCTGCATCGCGATTGTCAAATAATCTAAATCGACAGCGTATGCTCGTAATGCTCTGAACTGACGGTATACTTTACGAAATATCGTTtctcaaataaatttccatttCTCTTTTCTGTCTTTACTTGAAATTGCTGTTTCTTTTTATACTACATTCgcgattttcaaatattctagaTTTACATCGAGTGATGCCCCTAAATACGGtttgtttttgcaaaatatCGTTCAGCATTTATTTACAACGCCTCTCAGTTCCTTTTCTCGTCTATTTGTCATGTCCCACGACGAACAGCATTTGCATTACTTTCCTAAATATATCCTGCTACTAGATGAAGTTCATTCTGTTCAACAGTCGTTGCAAGTGGCGAAGATAAATGAAGCACGTTCGGCGATCGCAAAACGCGAACTTCTATCCCCCAATTCACTGAAATCTATTATCATATCACTTTTTTTAGATTTGACGCCGtgatatttttccttttttgctTTCCATATAGTAGGTCGGGGGAAGTCGGACCCACTaataagttattttgaataactctTCAAATAATGTCGCAGCTGCATTCGTTCTACTATTGATTCATGCACCCACCCTCCAGCTATCTTGCCACATTTGCACATTGTTGCCATAGCAACGAATCGGAATTTACGCCCgattttcagctaaaaaaataTCGGGGTAAGTTAGACACTTTGTGGGAAAGACGGACACACACCAAAATTAACTTGATGGTGTCTAGGATTTCGGTCATAAGATTTCGATCAACGCCTAGATGGCCCAGGATTATgtctcttaaattttttttaaacagatcACTTTTCTTGCATATCAAAAAGTATGTCCGTCTTACCCCATAAAGAACATAACAGGGCAATTTTCAAAAGAGTTTGAACAGTTTTAGGAAAactagaaatttaaaatttagtttgcgCTTTTTCAACTGCAATTTTTATATCTTCTTTACACGGACTACCTCtagaagtatttattttgtaatttcttgGCATAAACTTGGGCGTATTTTATACGCatatggaaaaaataatttgacgGGGTAAGATGAAATTTTACGCCGGGCTTAACTTCTAAGAGATCCAATATAAATATGGCGATGAGTGTGCTTTTGATCTTTGTTGTAAAAGGGTACTTAGtaccaaaaaataattatttataagtttCGATGACGACGGCCCATTGACATTCCCAACagactatattgaaaaaaatcctcCCCCCTCCCCCACTCAAAATCCACCCTACCTCTTAAGTGACCCTGCCAACCCAAAAATGAGTACTGGCAGTCTGCTAAAGAATTTATTCGATCTAATGCAACTActttcaacaaataaacaaaatagaaccgagttCGCAGACTTTTCCGGCTAAAATTATTCTTCGCCACCATGGGACTCTATAATTTGACGTTTTTCTGTCCCAACAGAAACACCCCTTCCCGAAAAAGCACCGCCTTGTAAGTTATCGAGCCTGAAATGTAAAATCTTGGTTCTGTCGTTGTTCGCATGATGTCGCTCTTTCACGCGATGCGTTTTGAGCGACGAAAAAGCGCGAGGTGTCGCTAGTaggaggattttattttgactgACCATCATACCCCGGGTGTCCGAACTACCCCGACCTActatatcatgccctgatgtagtttttctgaatagaaattcaaaacgtcggcaaattgcatcgttttgctaacactggttgtgctttatttatcttcgGTTGAATATACCTGGTGACAATCATACGCTGATCGTTGCAAGTGGATTGGAACCCTCTTATAAGTACAATACGGTCGACTCGAATTATCAATAAACGATTCTCTGTTAATAACCTCGGACTGGGCgaattagaaaaaataatgcCAGAGGCAGGGTATGTACCaggaaaaaagaaaacaaaaacgtcTACGTAACATCGATAGTTGTGAAGCTATTGGAACAAGTCGAACAAGCCCGTTCATAGAATTTCTTAATCTCGATTTAATAAGGGGAAAAGACGCCCAAAGGCAGGTGTTTTaccagtaaatatatatatgatcggCAGTCCCCAAAATTTATTTCGATTAATCTTTACATGATTTGTTATATATGGTAAACATgacattttttaattaaatatccTTTGAACCTGTAAATAtccttgaaaataaaaagagaTCTctgcccaaatatatggacacaaaagccAAAGCGACATTATACGACATAAATCATCGAAAATCCATAGGATTCCGATCCGAGCTATGGTGaatacacatgcaaaatttggagcagattcaacctcgctttcgtgagatatcgcgtgcatccaacagacagacaaaaaaacagacaaatacctatcaacatacttaccgattaaaatcgataagtaataataacatGATAACGAAACAACCCAGTACCCTACTTCGTATACAATACCACGAGACCGACTAATCTTATATGTCTGCGTATatagtattttgcgcatgtaggCTACAGTAATGTATTCGTCCTGCTTTAAAACTCATAACAGACTgtgcatgaaactggttcaagttaattttttgaattaaaataataaattcactcaacatcagacacGATTGACTAATCGAGACGTGGTGATGTTTTGCCACCTCTGATATCTACAACACTTTGTGTGCACGTAATCATCGTTTTATATAATTGAATCAGCAAAAAATACTGCACAAgataaactgcaaattttaaacaaaattgtagTTATGCTTCAGGACCATTAATAAAGGCTTGTTACACTTCTCCACAGACGAAGTAGTCATGTCATCACTGTACGGTAGTGAAGGTGTACCAGGTCTTCTGATCATATACTTCTCCTGGTTTCAAAATTGCGTTTGGAAATTTACCGATCTGTGAagtaaacaaatattctttAATGAGAAGTCCTGCTTACACCGCAACGTGATTCGTACTATAATAACAATAAAGTTTGCTTACACAAGTTTACTAACAGTAAACAAAAATACCATGACTTGTTTTAAATCCTAATGTTGGATAATTACAGGTTATACCCCAAGGCTATTTCCGACAGAGCTTATAATAATAAAGAATACGGAAGTTACCGTTGAATGTAAGTCAAAAAAGCACGAGCACGAAAAATTCTGTCACGAACAGTGTTCTGCTAGAgttgataaaaaattgaaaacttacTTATTCAATGTAATGATATAAGatcaatttcaacattttttcattgtaatttCTGTATTTTGATAATATCTGTATTTTGTATCAGCAAAATCTATTCTGAGTTTAAAAAGTAACCTAGCATACACTTTGGCCATGTTATCTTTATATACTGACAACTACGCGCATTAAATACAACTTGTTAAAGTTTCAAGCACACACATAGCTTGCAAGGTTGAaaaactgtatatatatttattaacgACCATTACAAGCCTTCTCGTTTGCTTCCTACCTATATTACTCACGTGATTTATAGCATCCGGATAATTTTGCGTTTCCAAACACAAACAGCTTTGTTTTCCATAAGTTCCTTGGCCGTTTCTTTTAGGTTCATTGCTGAGAAAGTTTGCCGTGTAAAATTGTATCCCTGGTTGGGTGGTCTCTACCTCCATCACGCGACCACTCGGTCCCTGCTCCACTCTGCAGAAATTACGAAAATTGACAATAAGGCAGCAATTGAAAATTGTGTGCaatagataaaaaataattgtgtTATGAAGTTTACACAGAATGGCAAATATATCACATGCATGTTGTGAGGTATCGATAGGAGGTACACACCAATTGCTTACAAGTTTTAATGGCTGAAAGCAAAGttgttgtttgttattgagaTGCCAAATTAAAAACCAGGACGACGACGGAATCCAGTTGGCTAGAGTTAATAGTACCAGAAAACAATTAAAAAGGTACAGCATTCTATCCCATCGGATATAAAGTCTAAAAAGTGACACTCAACTGTAAACTATTCAATAAACCCTCCGCTCTGGCCTAAAAAACAAGCCGGCGCCAAGAAGATAATTTTAACTGCAAAAGTCTCTGCATAGGCAagcatttttcaatttcagttaAAAATTACAAACACGAATCACAATCTTGAGATATTTAATTGCGACTTCAAGAAATACGGAATAACAGTCAAGCATAGTGTAATAGTATTAGTAATACGGTGCATTGAccacaaatataatatattaattttaaaacaaaatatttaatatctgaacgatgaaataaatttggttAATTGAGCCAAATTACCTAGCTGCAAGTCTTCGTTCTCCATTCCGTGATAAACAGAAGTTATTGTCATATCCATTTGGAACTTTATCCAGTCTTTCTTGCGTCATGAGTTCAGGTTTTCGAAGATCAAATATAGTTCCTTCTACATCTTTAATCTCACCTTGAATAAAGGTATACTATAtatagtgcagtggttctcaaacttttaaaaCCGCACCCACTTTTTAGAATTCGTCAAGTCTCGTGCCCAACCTCTaaaatacctagctaacaataatctagaaataacaaataataaagCGAAAGTAGATGGTACGTATATATCTGAAACAAgtgagctatgctcaaatatatggacacgtagcgccatccaatggcaataattttgatgacgtcatagcgaaaaaaaaaagtaatagccttctggagaaattttttttctttaaccactgaaaatttcaaagcaattggtccagtattcgaagagaaaagcgattttttaaaaatgacggagacaaataacaataacaacaacataatattgaaacgatcgttatgtccactataCGTGTCCaatgaagaaatgtaaatatccaaaattagTCGGACAAgatcaaatgtttttaattagcttcacacgcgctcaaaaaattgtctacgccaaCCTTGTGGAGCGCACCCCACCGTTTGAGTCCGTCCGTCAAATATGCCATTTTGGTGGAGAGTTATGTTAAATTTGACAATTCGCTCAATGTAACAAACTTTATCAAGTGTCATAAGCAAAGTTGgattaaaaagtaaaaatgacGTGCCGTGCGTGTTTGAATTGTGACACAAAAACACCGTCGGCTTCAATAGGTATACTACCCGTAAAAATTTTCCATATATGAAAACACATTCTTGGTTGAATtctaatcaaaattaaattcatcTCGCATTTGCCGGAGCAACGTTAAAAAGCGAACGTAAATTTTGATTAACAGAAGGAGATGAGGTACTTAGTATTTGATATGAATTGCGCGTTCTACGTGCTGATTCTCCCAAAAAAAGTTTAGATCGCTGGTTCAAATTCATGGATTTTTACTCTCATTCGGTGGTTTCACCCGCTGTATGAAAATCAGTATTGATAGTGTTTGACTTTTAGTGAATGGCACAACAAAATACATTACCGCAAATAATACTATTGATGTTGCCACGAATTGGACctccgaaaaattcttcctatactttaccattgtaAAATGTTGATGCTTATttataaactggtttatatgtttcaattcatgatttttattaaaaattccaAAACGAGCCAATGTTCACAACCATGCAGCTCAAAAATCCGTCTGAGTTACAAAAGTGTCAGAGCGGCTGCTATCacgtctattgttacgtcacatttTGCATCTCGctgattatttaattttacggaagtaaacaaggaatagatgctcggggaaacatcaaTAGTGTAAATATGACAATATTCTACCTGTTGGAATCGAACTTTCCGTAAATGGAGTCATCTGATCTGCGTTGATCATTACTTTGTGATCGTAAATTTTGTTCCACTTCTCCTgcgaaaatagaaaataatctTTCACAAAGGTATTGTTCAAATCGAACATAAATTTACATAAGAATAATGATGcgcctgaagtatgcgtaccaagatggcggacaccggtacgtagtatgtgtaccaggttaggataggacataattttttcccaattttctttattttagttcaattacgagttcggggactagccaagtgacaaccgggtgtccgccatcttggttcacatacttcatgAGTATCAGAATATGGACAGCGACGTATTACTTTGGAACCCTAAGCGCGGAACGACAAAAGCTGGAAGACCTGTCAAGACATCCACAAAGAAAACACTGGTTTATCTTTATCTTGCAGATCTCCCTAATGCTATAGCATGGACAATAGAGAGATGTGTAGGGATGTAGTAAATTGCGTCCGGACCACTCGCCCGACATGATGATTATGCACGACAAATGCACCATAGATTGGCATAAAAGCCAAGACAGAATTTTCATGGTTATTCCGCGGCTAAAAGGGAAATCAAACAAGGCGGTTAAATATTACGTCGAGTGGATAACCGAGGTCAGTTGTCCGATCATTTGTGACAATAGTTGGCCATTAATTGAAACGTGACTCCACGACAATGGACTTTGCGACACTTGTTTGGAAAACGAAATCGTCGAACATTTAATATTACATTGTCCACGCTATGAAGTCCCAATATCATTTTTAATTAAGCATTACAAAGAactgaatataaatattatcaatttactAACAAATTCCACATATATTTTGTTATAGAACACGTCCTCATAACAAACCGAAGCATTTGAACACCAACCCAACGCGTAATATCATAGTCCTGTTGGACAAAACTAAGTCAGCTATAAGCaccattaaaaaaataaaaaggataATAATTGAAACGTGACAATTAACAATAGATTCCAGGGATGTTTGCCACGATTCGTCGAAATTGGTCACATACAATACCAAAATGAAATTTCGCTATTTTGTAAAAGCATTGGCAACCAGAGGTGTATTAAGGCACGTGGGGTATGCCGGAATTTTAGAATCTTCGGAAACATGTGCAATGTGTGAAAGAACTTTTTAGGATAGTATTATATAACTATATACAAAGTTAGCAGCCTGGAAATCGGTAATATCCGATACCGTTTTTAATCTGTTTAAGATCTGTCCTAAGACTTAGGTTGCCAAAGAAAACGGATTCACTCCATAATTTCACTCACATGGCCAGCAAGATTGAAGTAACTATGATTTGTCATATTAACAATCGTAAATTTATCTGTCGTTGCAGTATATTGAAGCAGTAACTCTGATTCGTTCAATTCATATCTTGCAGTTGCATGTACTGTGCCAGGAAAACCTTCCTCTCCATCTCTGCTCACCAATCTAAATAGGTAAGAAAATGTGGAAATAACTGACAAATGATGACCTCGTAACTCAGTAAAAtcagtgttttattttttcaccatcatGTAAATACATTTTgtacaaacaatataaaaaaaaaacgtaaaagtgGCATTTCACTGATTATCAAGCAGCGACTCCCGTGATTAAAGTTTAACAGTaataaggagaaaaaaaaaatagtcaaCATTGTATCATTGAAAAAATAGATTTGAAGGTCACACAGCAAGATTATACCTTATTCAACAGTTATTTTACTCCTTATCTCGGAAAAAGCTTTATATTTATACTTGAACAAACATGCAGACTACACTGTAAAAAAGTGACAGTTTCACAAATTTACATCGGTTCGTTAAAGTCATTTGcaccaaaataatttttaatttctcaCTTGAACACTACGGCAGACTTCTGTATTTCTGCTTCCCAGATTTTCTGCGATGAACAAAATACCTTAGCATAATCAGTcttgaatgaaattatgaataaaaataacggcgctccagaagtgtgtgtaccaaaatggaggtaactaattttgtttccctaattcacatcaagttgtgtaaagagactgaaacatatattcacttggctaacacagacagtccccgaactcgtaatagaactaaaataaagaaaataggaatagaattatggcctgaccctaacctggtacgtatactacgggagtagccGAAATTAGCTTGTGCGAAAGATCGATTTACTATCTTTAATCA
This is a stretch of genomic DNA from Styela clava chromosome 2, kaStyClav1.hap1.2, whole genome shotgun sequence. It encodes these proteins:
- the LOC120336726 gene encoding galactose mutarotase-like, whose translation is MATQISTSHFGITLDGSKKATKYILKSSTVELSLTDYGATITSIKFADKNGVVDDVVTGYDDVQGYEKYSRYFGCSVGRVCNRIANGKFTLNGTDYSLPINNPPNSLHGGIVGFDKKIWEAEIQKSAVVFKLVSRDGEEGFPGTVHATARYELNESELLLQYTATTDKFTIVNMTNHSYFNLAGHEKWNKIYDHKVMINADQMTPFTESSIPTGEIKDVEGTIFDLRKPELMTQERLDKVPNGYDNNFCLSRNGERRLAARVEQGPSGRVMEVETTQPGIQFYTANFLSNEPKRNGQGTYGKQSCLCLETQNYPDAINHIGKFPNAILKPGEVYDQKTWYTFTTVQ